From the genome of Brevundimonas sp. NIBR11:
GGATCGAGGGCGTCGAAGCGGACGCCGCCGGCCGTGGAGATGGCGCGTTCGAGACCCTGGATGCCGGTCAGCTTCAGGCGCACCGCCTTGATGCGCTTGGCGAGCCTGGGCGCGCCCGGCGGGATTTCGCCGATCTCACGCAGGATGGCGACGGCGACGGGGGAGAGGCCGCCGGCCTTTCGCAGATGGTTGGTCATGGAGTCCTTGCCGCGCGGCCGGGCGAGGCGTTCGGCCAAGGCCGCTTCGGCCAGGTCGGGGCGCAGATCGACGACCAGGGTGGCGGACCCCTCGGCGGCGATGGCGGATCGCAGAGCGGACGACAAGGCATAGATGGCTCCTCCCTCGACGCCGTATCGGGTGACGACGACTTCGCCGCGCACCGTCTGGTCGCCAAACGTTAGCGTGACGGGCTTCAGCACCTGACCGGCGAACCGCTCGACCAGGATGTCGGACCAGGCGACGTCGAAGCCGGCGTTGGCGGGAACGAGGGGAGCGACGGCGACGCCTTCCTGCTCCAGCGCCGGGACCCAGGCGCCGTCCGAGCCGAGCCGGGGCCAGCTCGCGCCGCCCAGGGCGAGGACGGTCGCGGCCGGCTCTTCGATGCATTCGCCCTCGGGCGTGTCGAAGACGAGGCCGCCATCCCGCCAGCCGGTCCAGCGCGAACGGGTGCGGACCTCGACGCCCAGATCGTTCAGACGGGCCAGCCAGGCGCGGAGCAGAGGGGAGGCCTTCATGGCCTTCGGGAAGACCCGGCCGCTGGAGCCGACGAAGGTGGGCTGGCCGAGGCCGTGCGCCCATTCGGTCAGGTCGTCTGGCGAGAAGGCGTCGAGCCAGTCGGAGATCGGCTCTTCCGCCTCGGCGTAGCGGGCGAGAAAGGCGGCCTGATCCTCGGTGTGGGTCAGGTTCAGCCCGCCCCGTCCGGCCATCAGAAGCTTCCGTCCCACCGACGGCATTCGGTCGTGGACGACGACGGGCGCGCCGGCCTTCGCCAAGGTCTCGGCGGCCATCAGGCCGGAGGGTCCGGCCCCGATGATGTGGACGGCGGTGTCGGCGGGAGAGGTCATCGGGGCTCTCTAACGCGCGAACGCTTGCGGAGGAACGTCCGAACCCCGCATACGCTAGCTCATCATGAGCGTCGCCTTCACGCGCGAGGAGGATCTGGAGGCCACGGCCGCCGATCTGCCGGACCGCCCCATCTCTGCGCATCCCAATCTGGTGACGGCCTCGGGCCTCGCCGCGATCGAGGCCGCCCTGGCCGAGGCGCGGGCCGCCTATGCGGGGGCGCAGGCGCAGGGCTCCATTGAGGCGGACCGGACGGCGATGGCGCGAGCGACGCGGGACCTGCGTTACTGGTCCGCGCGGCGGGCCAACGCCCAGCTGGTCGAAACGGAGGCGAACGGCCGCGTGCGCTTCGGCGGCTCGGTCACCATCGAACGCGACGACGGCCGGACCCAGACCTGGCGCATCGTCGGGGAGGACGAAGCGGACCCCGCGAGCGGCTCGGTCAGCCACGTTTCGCCCCTGACCCGCGCCCTGATCGGCAAGCGCGTCGGCGACGAGGCGGTGGTGGCTGGACAGGCTGTGGAAATCATCGCGGTGGACTGACGGGCCGGTCCACCTCACATTGGGTGAGACGAGCGCGATCGCGCTCAAGCAGCGAGCGACCGCGTCGCGAGCAATAGCGCCCTAAGGAGTCTCCATGGCCAGAAAGCCCAACTACGCCTTCGAACGCCAGGAAAGGGAAAAGGCCGAAGCCCAGAAGGCCGCTAAGAAGGCGGCGCTCAAACAGGCCCGCAAGGACGCCAAGGCGCGCGGTGAGGACGTCGACCACCCCGACTGGCAACCGCCGGAAGACGAAGCCGTTTGAGACTCCGGCCCCGCTTGAGGGCCGGAGGATCTCATGGCGGCCAAGGGCGAGCTTAAGACCTATCAGGCCAAGCGTCGGTTCGACGAGACGCCCGAGCCGAAAGGCAAGAAGGGTGCGGCCAATTCCAAGGCGCGCCGGTACCTTATCCAGCGCCATGCGGCGACGCGGCTACACTATGATTTCCGCATAGAGATCGACGGCGTCCTGAAATCCTGGGCGGTGACCAAGGCGCCGTCGCGCGATGTCTCGGTCAAGCGTCTGGCGGTCGAGGTCGAGGACCATCCGCTGGACTACGGCGGCTTCGAAGGGACGATCCCGGCCGGCAACTACGGCGCCGGCACGGTGCAGATGTGGGACGAGGGGACCTGGGAGCCGCAGGAGCCGGACCTCGACGAGGCGTTCCGCAAGGGCCAGATCAAGATGGTCCTGCACGGCGAGCGGCTGACCGGGAAATGGGCGCTGATCCGGCTGAGGACCGATCGGGGCAAGCCGTCGAAACGGAACAACTGGCTGCTCATCAAGGAGAAGGACGAGTTCGCCGTGGCCGGCGAGGGCGACGCCCTGATGGAAATCGACGCCTCGATCACTACTGGCCGGTCGTTGGCGGAGATCGCGGACGGCAAGACGCAGTGGACCTCATCGAAGAAGACCAGTCAGAAGGCGCCGCCGAAGCCGAAGGCGTCGAAGGCCCTGGCCAGTCCCTCGAAGCGGCCGCCCGCCTTCGCCCCGATCCAGCTGTGCAAGGTGGTCGATCACCCGCCGTCGGGCGCTGGCTGGGCGCACGAGATCAAGTTCGATGGCTACCGGATGCAGGTCGGCATCGGCGGAGGCAAGGCGCTGTGGCGCACCCGCTCGGGGCTCGACTGGACGAAAAAGTTTTCCGAACACGCGGCCGAGGCTGCGCAATGGCCGGACGCGGTGCTCGACGGCGAGCTTTGCGCCCTGGCCGAGGACCACATGCCGGACTTCTCGGCGTTGCAGGCGGCGATCTCGGACGGAGCGACGGGTGAACTGATCTATTTTGCCTTCGACCTGCTGTTCGAGGGGGCGGAGGATCTGAGAACGCTGCCGCTGTCGCACCGGAAGGCGCGGCTGAAGGCTTATCTGGACCGGATCCCCAAGGCGGCGAGGTCGCGTGTCCGCTTCGTCGAGCATTTCGCCTCGACCGGTCAGGCGGTGCTGGAGAGCGCCTGCCGAATGGACCTCGAGGGCGTGATCTCCAAGAAGCTGGACGCCCCCTATTCGGCCGGGCGGTCGACGACCTGGGTCAAGTCCAAATGCCGGGGTCGGGACGAGGTGGTGATCGGCGGCTGGACCTCGGAGGGGCCGCGCTTCCGCTCGCTGATCGTGGGCGTGCAGGACGGGAACAACGGGCTGCGTCATCTGGGCCGGGTCGGGACCGGCTATGCTCAACCGTTGATCAAGACGCTTCTGCCGGCACTGAAGGAGGCGGCGGCGGAGAAAAATCCGTTCGTCGGCAAGGGAGCGCCGAGGGGCGGACCGGGCGTGCATTGGGTGAAGCCGGTGCTGGTCGCCGAGATCGAGCACGGCGGCTACACGGACAGCGGGTCGTTGCGTCAGGCGGCGTTCAAGGGGCTGCGCGAGGACAAGGCGGCCGCCGAGGTCGATACGGCGCCGCAGGAGGCCGCCAAGCCCGCGAAGGGCAAAGCCGCCGCCCCGCCCCAGCTGAACATTGGCCTGACGGGCAAGGCGAAAGCGGTGGTCGCGGGCCTGACGATCTCCAGCCCGGACAAGGTGCTGTGGCCCGCCGCCGACGGTCATCCCGCGATCACCAAGCTAGAGCTGGTTCAGTTCTACGAGGCGGCGGCCGAGCGAATACTGCCCCATGTCGCCGACCGGCCGGTGTCGATCATCCGTGCGCCGGAGGGGATCGGCGGCGAAATCTTCTTCCAGCGCCACGCTATGCCGGGGTCGAACCCTCGGCTGAAGCTGATCGATGTGAAGGAGCGGAAACCCTATGTCGGCGTCGTCGACGTCGGCGGTCTGGTCGCGATCGGCCAGTCGGGCGGGTTGGAACTGCACCCTTGGGGCTGCGCTCCCGGCGATCCTGAGACGCCGGACCAGATTACCTTCGACCTCGACCCCGACGAGGGACTGGATTTCGCCGATGTGATCGCGGCGGCCAAGGCCATGAAGGCCCGGCTGGAGAAGATGGGCTTGCACCCCTTCTGCAAGACGACGGGCGGCAAGGGGCTGCATGTCGTCGTGCCGATCAAGGCGGATGCGCGCAGTCGGATCGAATGGGATCAGTGCAAGGCGTTCGCGAAGGCCGTGTCGGAACAGGTTCGGCTGGAAGCGCCCGACCGGTTCACGACCACGCTGGCCAAGAAAGCTCGCGGGGGAAAGATCTTCCTCGACTATCTGAGGAACGGCCGGATGGCGACGGCCGTCGCGCCCTGGTCGCCACGCGCCCGACCGGGGGCGGGGATCGCCAATCCGCTGAGCTGGGGTCAGGTGAAGTCGGGGCTCGACCCGAAAGCGTTCAACCTGACGACCTATCCGGCCCTGCTGAAGAAGCCGGATCCCTGGGCCGAGTTCAGGGCGGGGGCGGTGAGTTTGAGGCCGCTGTTGAAGAAGGTGGGCGTCGCCTAGGCGAACTCCGCCTCCAGATCGGCCAGCCTCGCCGCCTGATCCTCGGCGATCAGGGCGTTCAGCAAGGGGTCCAGGTCGCCTTCCATGATCTGGGGCAGGCTGTGCAGGGTCAGGTTGATGCGATGATCGCTGACCCGTCCCTGGGGGTAGTTGTAGGTGCGGATGCGTTCGGAGCGGTCGCCCGAGCCGACCTGGGACTTCCGGGCATCCGACCGCGCCTGGTCCTTCTGCTGGCGTTGCAGGTCATATAGACGCACGCGCAGGTTCCGCATCGCCTTGTCGCGGTTGACGTGCTGGGACTTCTCCGACGACGTCACCACGATCCCGGTCGGGAAGTGGGTGATGCGCACGGCCGAGTCGGTCTTGTTGACGTGTTGGCCGCCCGAGCCGGAGGCGCGGAAGGTGTCGATGCGGATGTCCTTGTCCTGGATGTCGATCTCGACGTCCTCGACCTCGGGCAGGACGGCGACGGTGGCGGCCGACGTGTGGATGCGCCCCTGGGTCTCCGTGGCCGGAACGCGCTGGACGCGGTGGACGCCGCTTTCGAACTTCAGCCGGCCGAAGACGCCGTCGCCGGTGACGGTGGCGATGATCTCCTTGTAGCCGCCGGCGTCGCCCTCCGTGGCGCTGTCCAGCTCGACCCGCCAGCCGCGCGAGGAGGCGTAGCGGGAATACATGCGGAACAGGTCGCCGGCGAAGATGGCGGCCTCGTCCCCGCCCGTGCCGGCGCGGACTTCCAGTACGGCCGAGGCGTTTTCGTCGGCGTCACGCGGGGCCAGCAACAGAGCGACGTCCCGCTCCATCTCGGGCAGGCGTGCTGAGAGTGTCTCCAGTTCGTCGGCGGCCATGGCGGCCATCTCGGGGTCCTCGGCCATGGCCTTCAGGTCTTCGATCTCCGCCCGGGCCTTGCCGAGCGCCAGGACGGCGTCGGCGACCGGCTTCATCTCGGCGTGCTCCTTAGACAGGCGCACGATCTCCTGACCGTCGGTGGCCGCCCCCATGCGGGCCTCCACTTGATGGAAGCGGTCCAGGACCTGGTCGAGCTTGATCTGGGGCAGGTGCAAGGCGGTATCCGGCGAGAGAAGCGAGGCGCGGTCATACTCCGGACAGGCTCGCGATGTCGATGCGAAGGGCCAGGGCGGGCCGGTCACGCGCCGGTGTCATGTCCGTGAGCCGCGATGACGTTGGCGTCAGGCCGGTTACGTTGGGCTCATTGGCGCACTAGGTCCCGGTCTCAGTACTGGGAGGCATTCATGTTCGACGGATCCATCAACCACCCCGCCGCGGACGCCGAGACAATCCACAGGGATCAGGAGAACCTCGACGCCATCCTGTCGCGCTACGACAGCCTCGTGGCGACCCCGGAGGCCATGACGGCGGAGCAAGCGACCGATCTGGCGGCCCTGGCCGGCATCTTCGACCTCGACACGACGCAGGCGCCCGCCGACCTGTGGCCAGAGGTGCGCGCCGTCCTGACGGTCCAGGCGCCGAGGGTCTTAGACAGTCCTGCGTTCGCTGAGGCGAGCGAGTCCCTGACGCTTCTGGTGGTGGAAGACGATCCGGAAATGGCGCTGGACCTCACCGGTCTGCTGGTCGAAGCCGGCCACGA
Proteins encoded in this window:
- a CDS encoding TIGR03862 family flavoprotein; its protein translation is MTSPADTAVHIIGAGPSGLMAAETLAKAGAPVVVHDRMPSVGRKLLMAGRGGLNLTHTEDQAAFLARYAEAEEPISDWLDAFSPDDLTEWAHGLGQPTFVGSSGRVFPKAMKASPLLRAWLARLNDLGVEVRTRSRWTGWRDGGLVFDTPEGECIEEPAATVLALGGASWPRLGSDGAWVPALEQEGVAVAPLVPANAGFDVAWSDILVERFAGQVLKPVTLTFGDQTVRGEVVVTRYGVEGGAIYALSSALRSAIAAEGSATLVVDLRPDLAEAALAERLARPRGKDSMTNHLRKAGGLSPVAVAILREIGEIPPGAPRLAKRIKAVRLKLTGIQGLERAISTAGGVRFDALDPSLMLTARPGVFVAGEMIDWEAPTGGYLLQASLASGVVAANGVLRWRASQSAAI
- the greA gene encoding transcription elongation factor GreA, coding for MSVAFTREEDLEATAADLPDRPISAHPNLVTASGLAAIEAALAEARAAYAGAQAQGSIEADRTAMARATRDLRYWSARRANAQLVETEANGRVRFGGSVTIERDDGRTQTWRIVGEDEADPASGSVSHVSPLTRALIGKRVGDEAVVAGQAVEIIAVD
- the ligD gene encoding DNA ligase D, with product MAAKGELKTYQAKRRFDETPEPKGKKGAANSKARRYLIQRHAATRLHYDFRIEIDGVLKSWAVTKAPSRDVSVKRLAVEVEDHPLDYGGFEGTIPAGNYGAGTVQMWDEGTWEPQEPDLDEAFRKGQIKMVLHGERLTGKWALIRLRTDRGKPSKRNNWLLIKEKDEFAVAGEGDALMEIDASITTGRSLAEIADGKTQWTSSKKTSQKAPPKPKASKALASPSKRPPAFAPIQLCKVVDHPPSGAGWAHEIKFDGYRMQVGIGGGKALWRTRSGLDWTKKFSEHAAEAAQWPDAVLDGELCALAEDHMPDFSALQAAISDGATGELIYFAFDLLFEGAEDLRTLPLSHRKARLKAYLDRIPKAARSRVRFVEHFASTGQAVLESACRMDLEGVISKKLDAPYSAGRSTTWVKSKCRGRDEVVIGGWTSEGPRFRSLIVGVQDGNNGLRHLGRVGTGYAQPLIKTLLPALKEAAAEKNPFVGKGAPRGGPGVHWVKPVLVAEIEHGGYTDSGSLRQAAFKGLREDKAAAEVDTAPQEAAKPAKGKAAAPPQLNIGLTGKAKAVVAGLTISSPDKVLWPAADGHPAITKLELVQFYEAAAERILPHVADRPVSIIRAPEGIGGEIFFQRHAMPGSNPRLKLIDVKERKPYVGVVDVGGLVAIGQSGGLELHPWGCAPGDPETPDQITFDLDPDEGLDFADVIAAAKAMKARLEKMGLHPFCKTTGGKGLHVVVPIKADARSRIEWDQCKAFAKAVSEQVRLEAPDRFTTTLAKKARGGKIFLDYLRNGRMATAVAPWSPRARPGAGIANPLSWGQVKSGLDPKAFNLTTYPALLKKPDPWAEFRAGAVSLRPLLKKVGVA
- the prfA gene encoding peptide chain release factor 1, which produces MHLPQIKLDQVLDRFHQVEARMGAATDGQEIVRLSKEHAEMKPVADAVLALGKARAEIEDLKAMAEDPEMAAMAADELETLSARLPEMERDVALLLAPRDADENASAVLEVRAGTGGDEAAIFAGDLFRMYSRYASSRGWRVELDSATEGDAGGYKEIIATVTGDGVFGRLKFESGVHRVQRVPATETQGRIHTSAATVAVLPEVEDVEIDIQDKDIRIDTFRASGSGGQHVNKTDSAVRITHFPTGIVVTSSEKSQHVNRDKAMRNLRVRLYDLQRQQKDQARSDARKSQVGSGDRSERIRTYNYPQGRVSDHRINLTLHSLPQIMEGDLDPLLNALIAEDQAARLADLEAEFA
- a CDS encoding response regulator — its product is MFDGSINHPAADAETIHRDQENLDAILSRYDSLVATPEAMTAEQATDLAALAGIFDLDTTQAPADLWPEVRAVLTVQAPRVLDSPAFAEASESLTLLVVEDDPEMALDLTGLLVEAGHDVVGPFHSAEAAEVAAGLHVIDIALLDINLSGAVDGGTLARSLKSRWGLKVVFLSGDVTAAASHAEVAEAMVIKPYRGADVLAALQRLSAKPTAAS